One window of the Natronomonas marina genome contains the following:
- a CDS encoding universal stress protein — MPENTNKPSVLVPVDVSTDEQPDPQLLELLEPARVVLGGWYPAPDQTPPEQLREAHGDEAIERIEAIAAEFQDTDTAVETVVVFTRDRSTTVDRLADEYDCGVVLVPGAVQRVERVLVPIRADVNLSAILSVVGVLLTDSEATVTLLHAAETDEDNEAGKVMLRGAADELLDAGVGADRIDTVNLESDTPVDDIVDAAANHDVLVIGESEPSLIKQIIGDVPGQLVKRTDRPVLVVRKLSAEEEKEEDEAGEETQE; from the coding sequence ATGCCCGAGAACACCAACAAACCGTCGGTGCTCGTTCCCGTCGACGTTTCGACGGACGAGCAACCCGACCCGCAACTCCTCGAACTCCTCGAGCCTGCCCGGGTCGTCCTTGGCGGCTGGTATCCCGCCCCCGACCAGACGCCCCCCGAGCAGCTCCGGGAGGCCCACGGTGACGAGGCAATCGAACGCATCGAAGCCATCGCAGCCGAGTTCCAGGACACCGACACGGCGGTCGAAACGGTCGTCGTCTTCACCCGGGACCGGTCGACGACGGTCGACCGGCTCGCCGACGAGTACGACTGTGGCGTCGTCTTGGTCCCCGGAGCCGTCCAGCGGGTCGAGCGCGTTCTCGTGCCGATCCGGGCCGACGTCAATCTCTCGGCTATTCTCTCTGTCGTCGGCGTTCTGCTGACGGATAGCGAGGCGACGGTCACGCTCCTGCATGCCGCAGAAACCGACGAGGACAACGAGGCCGGGAAGGTCATGCTCAGGGGGGCGGCCGACGAACTGCTCGACGCCGGTGTCGGCGCCGACCGAATCGACACGGTAAACCTCGAATCCGACACGCCCGTCGACGATATCGTAGACGCCGCGGCCAATCACGACGTGCTGGTCATCGGCGAATCCGAACCGTCGCTCATCAAGCAAATCATCGGCGACGTGCCAGGGCAGCTCGTCAAACGAACCGACCGGCCGGTGCTTGTCGTCCGGAAGCTCTCGGCTGAAGAGGAGAAAGAGGAAGACGAGGCTGGCGAGGAAACACA